Proteins from one Cryptomeria japonica chromosome 4, Sugi_1.0, whole genome shotgun sequence genomic window:
- the LOC131032868 gene encoding protein RADIALIS-like 3 has translation MASKGSPSGRNSASTWTTAQNKMFEKAIAIYDKDTPTRWQNVAAMVGGKSPDEVKRHYEILLDDLNCIEAGQVPFPNYKSSSSSNGEASGGGNSGNWGDKENRKFMLMKLQ, from the exons ATGGCCAgtaaaggttctccatctggaaGAAACAGTGCATCAACCTGGACAACCGCGCAAAATAAAATGTTTGAAAAGGCCATAGCCATCTATGACAAAGACACTCCCACCCGTTGGCAAAATGTGGCAGCCATGGTTGGTGGGAAATCCCCAGACGAAGTGAAAAGGCATTATGAGATTCTACTGGATGACTTGAATTGCATTGAAGCAGGCCAAGTCCCTTTTCCCAACTACAAGTCTTCAAGTTCTAGCAATGGCGAAGCCTCTGGAGGTGGAAATTCTGGCAACTGGGGAGACAAAGAGAACAG GAAATTCATGCTAATGAAGCTGCAATGA